The following proteins are encoded in a genomic region of Magallana gigas chromosome 1, xbMagGiga1.1, whole genome shotgun sequence:
- the LOC105343399 gene encoding carboxypeptidase inhibitor SmCI yields the protein MAVAISCVGEECSATPERGPCKGNCHSYYFDPSDYKCKQFTYGCCGGNSNNYLTQQACLSSCNDGCPDGTNPDQIRCLVDACTYEKCPRFPEADCVSRCNGCVAQFIYKHRDVTSICQKKKNKVIKKKESCSAEPDPGPCEGLCPRYYYDQEDSTCKKFTYGCCEGNSNNYKTLEECLNGCNDGCPNGTNFKEIECKEKACTTQTCPNYPQAKCIPRCNSCVSQFIYKGHDVTSQCNTKG from the exons ATGGCTGTCGCAATCTCTTGTGTAGGCGAAGAATGTTCTGCTACCCCTGAGCGCGGTCCCTGTAAAGGAAACTGCCATAGCTATTATTTTGACCCTTCAGACTACAAGTGTAAGCAGTTCACATACGGTTGTTGCGGAGGGAACAGCAACAACTACTTGACCCAGCAAGCGTGTCTCAGTTCGTGTAATGACG gatGCCCAGACGGCACAAATCCAGATCAAATTCGATGTTTGGTGGACGCATGCACTTATGAAAAATGTCCACGATTTCCTGAAGCAGACTGTGT tTCAAGATGCAATGGATGTGTTGCACAGTTCATATACAAACACCGTGACGTCACAAGTATATGTCAGAAGAAGAAGAACAAAgtcatcaagaaaaagg AATCCTGTTCCGCGGAACCAGATCCAGGCCCGTGTGAGGGTTTGTGTCCCCGATATTACTACGATCAAGAAGACAGCACATGCAAGAAATTCACCTACGGATGCTGTGAAGGAAATAGCAATAACTACAAAACACTGGAGGAATGCTTGAATGGATGCAACGATG GTTGTCCGAATGGAACTAactttaaagaaattgaatgtaAAGAGAAGGCCTGCACGACTCAAACCTGTCCAAACTATCCACAAGCAAAGTGCAT aCCTAGATGTAACTCCTGTGTTTCGCAGTTCATCTATAAGGGTCATGACGTCACAAGTCAATGCAATACTAAAGGGTAG